From Longimicrobium sp.:
CCGGGCCATGATGCACATCGCCCTGGACGTGATCGGCGACTCGGACGTGGTGCTGCTGCTCATCGACGCCTCCGCCGGCGTGCCGGAGTTCGGCGAGGACGTGATGGAGCTGCTGGACCGCGCGCCGCGCCTGCTGGTGGTCAGCAACAAGGTGGACGTGGCGGCCGCGAACCAGCGCGAGCGGGTGCGGGAGTGGAGCCGCGGGCGCTTCAACGTGGAGCCCATCGAGGTCTCCGCCGTAACGGGGGAGGGGACGGAGACGCTGCGCGCCGAGATCGCGCGCCGCCTTCCCGTGTCGGAGTTCCTCTACCCGGAGGAGGACGTCTCGTCGCAGCCGGTGCGATTCTTCGTGGCCGAGCTGATCCGCGAGTCGGTGTTCGAGCTGTACTCGCAGGAGGTGCCGTACAGCGTCGCCACCAAGGTGGAGGAGTTCCGCGAGAGCGGCTCGCCGCTCTACATCCGCGCCGTGGTGTTCGTGGAACGCGCTTCGCAGAAGGCCATCGTGGTGGGGAGCGGGGGGCAGGCGATCAAGAAGCTGGGGCAGGTCTCGAGGGAGAAGATCGAGGAGTTCGTGGGCGCGCCCGTGTACCTGGACCTGTGGGTCAAGGTCCTCCCCCGCTGGCGCAAGGACCCCGTGACGCTGCAGCGCCTCGGGTTCAAACTTCCGGACGCGGAGCAGAGAACGTGATCGAGCCGTGGCTGCTGGAGCTGCTGGTCTGCCCCCGGTGCAAGGGCGAGCTCCGCTACGAGCAGAGCCCCGAGTCGCTGGTGTGCGAGCGCGACCGGCTGCGCTTCGAGGTGCGCGACAACATCCCCATCATGCTGATCGACGAGGCCACTTCCCTGGACGCGCAGCCCGCGCGCTGAAGCGGCGCCGTTTGACACCGCGCCCGGCCCCGGCTACAATCCGCCCCGCACGCCCCTCCTCCCTCCGCGCCTGATCTCCCGGCATGCTTCCACGCGTACTGCTGCACTACTCGCCGCACGGCCGGGCCACGCCCGACCTGGTCCGCGAGTTCGCGTCGGCGCGGGAGTACGGGCTGATCGAGGTCCACTCGCCCACCGAGCTGGAGCAGCGCGCGTCGCACAGCCACGCCGTGGCGCTGATCGTGGACGGCTCCGAGCCCGCGGACGGGGCGCTGGAGCTGTGCCGGGGGATCAAGCGCGAGGTGTTCACCTCCGTGCTCCCCGTCATCATGTACGTGGCCACCGAGGCGGCGGACGACGAGACCGCGTCGCGGGCGCTGGAGGCGGGGGCGGACGAGGTGCTGAACCCGGGCCTCTCCGCGCGCGAGTGCGAGCTGCGGCTGGCGATGGCGCTGCACCGCGCGGATCGCGACGTGGGGGTGCACCCCACCACGCTCCTGCCGGGGACGGTGCAGATCGAGCGCGACATCACGGAGCGGTTGGGGTCGGGGGAGAAGTTCGCGGTGTGCTACGCGGACCTCGACCACTTCAAGGAGTTCAACGACCGCTACGGCTAC
This genomic window contains:
- the era gene encoding GTPase Era produces the protein MTDTESTVETRAGLVALVGFPNVGKSSLMNRLVEQKLSIVTPFAQTTRERVLGIDSRDGVQMVFVDTPGLVDPRYLLHRAMMHIALDVIGDSDVVLLLIDASAGVPEFGEDVMELLDRAPRLLVVSNKVDVAAANQRERVREWSRGRFNVEPIEVSAVTGEGTETLRAEIARRLPVSEFLYPEEDVSSQPVRFFVAELIRESVFELYSQEVPYSVATKVEEFRESGSPLYIRAVVFVERASQKAIVVGSGGQAIKKLGQVSREKIEEFVGAPVYLDLWVKVLPRWRKDPVTLQRLGFKLPDAEQRT
- a CDS encoding Trm112 family protein, giving the protein MIEPWLLELLVCPRCKGELRYEQSPESLVCERDRLRFEVRDNIPIMLIDEATSLDAQPAR
- a CDS encoding diguanylate cyclase; translation: MLPRVLLHYSPHGRATPDLVREFASAREYGLIEVHSPTELEQRASHSHAVALIVDGSEPADGALELCRGIKREVFTSVLPVIMYVATEAADDETASRALEAGADEVLNPGLSARECELRLAMALHRADRDVGVHPTTLLPGTVQIERDITERLGSGEKFAVCYADLDHFKEFNDRYGYNHGDRVILILSRILREVVRARSPGAFVGHIGGDDFIFIASLADFRVCCEEVLSVFSELIDLQYTGEDRARGFFLGKDRRGGEHQVPLMTLSIGVVTNEHRNFTHTAQISELATEMKAYAKTFSGSIYVVDRRSD